In a single window of the Williamwhitmania taraxaci genome:
- a CDS encoding helix-turn-helix domain-containing protein, which yields MAHINQEQRYVITLMLQQGKLQKEIALFINRSPSVISREIRRNRDAKTGIYESNVAQRAYERR from the coding sequence ATGGCGCACATCAACCAAGAGCAAAGGTATGTAATTACCCTCATGCTACAGCAAGGCAAGCTACAAAAAGAAATAGCCCTGTTTATCAACCGAAGCCCTTCCGTGATATCCCGGGAGATTCGCAGGAACAGGGATGCCAAAACGGGCATTTACGAGAGCAACGTGGCGCAGCGTGCCTACGAGCGGCGG